A region of Heterodontus francisci isolate sHetFra1 unplaced genomic scaffold, sHetFra1.hap1 HAP1_SCAFFOLD_310, whole genome shotgun sequence DNA encodes the following proteins:
- the LOC137366328 gene encoding probable G-protein coupled receptor 139, producing the protein MDSRGNGTVHFAVNLLAIVILSRGKSGLSKCVTHYLVAMAVADLMVVIIEVILKRINNIYLPIKFLFITPVCAMKLVTKIAALDCSVWFMVAFTFDRFVAICCPNLQRKHCTQRTANMVSATVCVFGCLRSIPFYFVYVPQLKINNIPYFCIETFAYYTSPLWAVYEWFDSILTHLVPIFLILLLNTFTVKHILKSNTVHRALLSSINNQNDPESENRKRSMILLFTISGNFILLWMTYVVHSLRWRVKNYNYSNPIYINQQTGFMLQLLSSCTNTCIYGLTQRKFSEELMIGMKYMITLNGRLCK; encoded by the exons ATGGACAGTAGAGGTAACGGTACAGTACACTTTGCAG tgaaCCTGctcgcgattgtgatcctgtcccgtggaaaaagcggtctctccaaatgtgtcactcattacttggtggccatggcagtggcggatctaatggtggtgaTCATTGAAGTAATATTGAAGCGAATTAACAATATTTACTTGCCAATAAAATTCTTGTTCATCACTCCTGTATGCGCCATGAAACTTGTCACGAAAATTGCAGCACTGGACTGCTCCGTCTGGTTCAtggttgctttcacctttgatcgctttgtagccatttgttgtccGAATCTTCAGCGAAAGCATTGTACCCAGAGAACGGCGAACATGGTTTCAGCGACCGTGTGTGTGTTCGGCTGCCTGAGAAGCATCCCCTTTTATTTCGTGTATGTACCCCAACTTAAAATTAACAACATTCCATACTTCTGCATTGAAACCTTTGCCTATTACACTTCGCCCTTATGGGCGGTGTACGAGTGGTTTGACAGTATTTTAACACATTTAGTGCCGATCTTTTTGATCCTTTTGTTAAATACTTTCACTGTGAAACATATTCTAAAGTCCAATACAGTCCACAGGGCGCTCCTCAGCAGCATCAATAACCAAAATGATCCAGAGAGTGAGAACcggaagagatcaatgatcttgctctttactatATCTGGTAATTTCATTCTTCTCTGGATGACATATGTTGTGCATTCCCTAAGGTGGCGGGTGAAAAACTACAATTATAGTAACCCAATATACATCAACCAGCAAACGGGattcatgctgcagcttctcagttcttgcaccaacacatgtatttatggGCTGACACAGAGAAAATTCAGCGAAGAGCTGATGATTGGAATGAAATACATGATCACACTGAATGGGAGATTATGTAAATAG